The window AAATACTGAAATGGTCTATGATGCTTGCGAAGAGAAGATGATTAAAGGCTATGCTCTAAATAAGCTGCTTCTCAAAACAAAAAAGAAACCTGCGGTTATAGATTTCAAATTGCAAAATAAAGATAAGGATAAAACAATAGAAATGTTCAAAAAAGGAAGAAGACTGTATGGAGTTAATAAGGTTGTTATAGACGCTGGTCCTGACATTAGGGGCATGGATTTCTACAAAAAGTTAGATGAAGAGGGATTTCTTTTTTATACCAAAGCAGTAAGCAGCTGGTATTTTAATTATGGTAAGGATTATACAATTGAGCAGCTTAAAGAAGTAATAAAGCCAAGGCTTAAGAAACAAGGTATTGTTTCTTTAGAAGTTTGGAAAGATAACATGCTCCTGAGACTAATTTTTGTCTTGAATGATAAAAGGGTTTATCTTACAAACGATTTAGACATAGCAGCAGGAAAGGTTGTTAGGTACTATAAGTGGAGGTGGGATATAGAAGTTTCATTTAGGGAAGAAAAACAGAATTTGGGTTTAGGAATATTGCCTACAACAAAGTTTAATGGAATCAAAACACATATATTATTGGTTTTATTAGGTTATATTCTTTCCCAATTAATGTTGGCTAAAAAGAAGGTTAAAAGAATAACAGAAGGAATCAAACTGATTAAGAGGAAGATTATAAAAGTATTTGCCATTATTGTTGAAAAATATAAGAAAATACGATTTGAGTTTGAGTCATCATACAAATATTGGTGGGTATTTGATTTGGAGTTTGAGTAAGGTAGAAGAAATATGAAATGTTGGGAAAAGATTGTTGGGCACCCTAAGAAGTTGATAAGTCACTATATAATGGTAACATTTATATAGTGGTTTTGATTTATGAATTGCAGTAGAGAAAATAAAATGTCCGACTACGATTTAGCAGAACATGTGTGTTTAGA of the bacterium genome contains:
- a CDS encoding transposase; protein product: METKLSINKNFTTSAGLYIYENLWDKYELNKIFDHVAPKHSGAPTSKIMQNLFFRNFIDANSMVALSEKDKEEYFLQKNASIDRTNYGRNLNKLNDKQRHSILLKFNNGFIRPEDIDKGTIMIYDTSAIKAEGETYENTEMVYDACEEKMIKGYALNKLLLKTKKKPAVIDFKLQNKDKDKTIEMFKKGRRLYGVNKVVIDAGPDIRGMDFYKKLDEEGFLFYTKAVSSWYFNYGKDYTIEQLKEVIKPRLKKQGIVSLEVWKDNMLLRLIFVLNDKRVYLTNDLDIAAGKVVRYYKWRWDIEVSFREEKQNLGLGILPTTKFNGIKTHILLVLLGYILSQLMLAKKKVKRITEGIKLIKRKIIKVFAIIVEKYKKIRFEFESSYKYWWVFDLEFE